A region from the Hydra vulgaris chromosome 08, alternate assembly HydraT2T_AEP genome encodes:
- the LOC136083104 gene encoding uncharacterized protein LOC136083104, giving the protein MEYCCHIWGESSNDVFSLLDKVQKRIVNVVGQALAAKLQQLSHRRNVASLSLFYKYYNGHCSKELVSLALSTEIHSRVTCHSVKSHPFSLTVPKCSKNPYSSSFFPQTSVLWKSLPSSCFPNSYKLQSFKSSVNRYLALQSSSFFFQ; this is encoded by the coding sequence atggaatactgttgccatatctggggcgaatCATCAAATGAtgtcttttctcttttagacaaggtgcaaaaacgcattgtaaacgtagttggacAAGCTCTTGCAGCCAAACTCCAAcaattatcacatcgtcgtaatgttgcttctctttctcttttctacaaatactacaaTGGGCACTGTTCTAAAGAGTTAGTGTCTCTTGCGCTATCTACtgaaattcattctcgtgttacttgtcattcagttaagtctcatcctttttctttgactgttcctaagtgctccaaaaacccttattcgtctagtttttttcctcaaacatcagttctttggaaatcgcttccttcatcttgctttcccaATTCATATAAATTGCAATcctttaagtcgtctgtcaatcgttatcttgctctacaatcttcatctttttttttccagtaa